A region of the Thalassoroseus pseudoceratinae genome:
GCGGATGTTTCTTGTCCTCAGCAATGCTCGGAAGAGTGAAAGCGGATATCCCGGCAGCACCAAGAGCCGTGCAAAACTGGCGTCGTGAAAACTTCATCGTCGTGAATCCCCAGTGAGGTGTTCGTACAGCCGCACATTGTTACACGGACGATTTCACACGTCCACCGTCGCCATCTACAACCACAAGCTTGGTCGAGAAAAAACAACGCGGCTTTCGGCAAATCAAAGCGACATGATTGACTTAATCTGTTTTGACCGGTTTCGATTCTATTCTACCGATGTTGAGTCGATAGACGATGCATTTCGGCGACGATGTCATTTCCCAAATAGATGCGATTGATCAGGTTACTATAGACCGAGGAAAAACGTTCGTTCTGCCACAAATCGCCGAACACTGAATTCAATTTGATAAATGATAGCTTGTCTTCACGAGAGCGACTAGCTGCCGCATGCAATTCCACCTTCATGTCGTCAACAATGTCAAGTGGTTCACCAGCTTGGTTGACTTGTCGATCGCTATACAAGCACCAAGCGGCGATCACGAGTGTTGCAAGGTCAATGCTACGGCCCTCGTTCAAATTCGCTTCAATAGTTGGTAGTAGGAATACTGGTAGTTTGCTAGAACTTTGCAAACATATACGACTGACATGATCCCGAATATTCGGGTTGCCGAATCGTTCGATCAAACTGTTCTTGTATTGATCCAGATCGATTCCAGGAACAGGTTCCAGCGTCGGAGTCGCTTCGATGTCCATAAATAGTCGTAGATAGTGAGCAAATCGCTCGTCTTCGATACAGTCGTTAATAGTCTCGTGTCCGTGAATTGCTCCTAGTATCCCCAAGACTGAATGTCCCGCGTTGAGCAAACGCAGTTTCATTGTTTCGTAGGGCACCACATTCGGAACGAACTGTACACCGACTTGTTCCCACGCCGGGCGACCGCACGAAAACTTGTCTTCAACGACCCATTGACAGAATGGCTCACACGTTACCGGCCATTGGTCGCGGAACCCATATTCGGATTCGAGATAGTGTATGTCTCTGTCTGTTGTCACTGGCGTGATGCGATCGACCATGGAGTTAGGGAACGTCACATGCGTTTCGATCCACTTGGCAAGTTCATTGTCTTGTCGCCGAGCAAAGCTAAGTAGCATTCGCTGAGTGAGATTACCGTTGTGTTGTATGTTATCACAGGACAAAACGGTGAATGCCGGGAGTCCCCGGTCGCGACGACGACGGAGCGATTCCGTTAGATACCCAAAGACTAGTCGCGGTTGCGATGGATGTTCCAAGTCATGTTGGGCATCAGGGTTGTCGAAATCAAAGTCACCCGTGTCAGTGTCGATGTTATAGCCGCCTTCGGTGACCGTTAGTGACACAACGTGTGTGTCTGCATGCGACATCTTTGCTAGGACTAATTCAGGATCATCGGCACCAAAGGCGAAGTCTATGATTGATCCCACGACACGGGTGTCAATCTGTTGATCGGGATGTTTGACGATTAGGGTGTAGAGACCGTCTTGTTCACTGAGAATATTGCTCATTCGCCGATCGTCTTGGCGGATGCCGACTCCACAAATGCCCCAATTGTTCGCCTCGCCTGTCTGCAACAACTGATCGGTATAGACCGCCTCGTGCGACCGATGAAATCCGCCCACGCCAACGTGTACAATGCCAGTCCGGACTTGACTGCGATCATAAGTGGGCCGTTCAACGGCTTTCGGCAACGCTGACAGATTAGCCTGGTTTAATTTAATAGGATGGCTCACGACGGTTCACCTTGTTGGACGTTTAACGATTTCTCATGACGCAGCGCCCAATACGCCGAGCCAAAGTAGATGATTGTGCAGACGAATCCCCAGGTGTGAAACGCGTCTGCATTGGTTTTGTAAACTTGCATGTTAGGACTAGCGAACATCACACGCAGCGCCAATAGCAAGATAACTGTCAATGAGATCCACGCGATCGTTCGTAGGGTTCGGTAGAACAAACCTTTACTTCCAGTCGGATGTTGATGTTCTTCAGCCTCGCGAGCATGATAGGCTGCAATGTTCGCATTCAATTCCTGCTCGGCAGCTTCTTCTTCCGGGTACGCACTAGCAGCCCCGTAGAATCGGGCCATCACGGTGTACAAGACAATCGTGAAGAGCCAAGTTGGTAGGAATAGATAGAAGAACGACATGACATTGAGTGAACCTAGTCCAAAGCCAAATAACAGACCGGCAATCCATGAAACGATTGCTGGAATACTATGGTCAAGTTTTCGATAGGTGGCCCAATACCGTGTCATTCCCAAGCGAGGGAAAAGCACGTGCTCAGCGAAAACAATTCCTCCAACAGGTACGACAAGTAAACCCGCATACGTTAATAGAGGAAGCATCTGACTGAATACAAATGGGAAGCAGGCGACAATTACTGTAGTGCAGCCGACTGCCAGTGTTACTTTCATTCGCGAGTGGTTGTAGAAGATTGCTTGTGCCGCTAGTCCCGCTCGATACAGGTTGGCATTGGCTGTGGTCCAACCGGCCACGATGACGATGACATACCCCGACCACCCGAGAGCTTGAAAGGCCACGTCGCCAGGATCAAGTTCGACGATCGACGACTTGAGAATTGCTGCGGTTCCAGCCCCCATGATTCCGGCAGCAATCCATGCAATGTAATGTCCAAAGAGCATCCCAGCACTTGTGCAGAGTCCGTAGAGCGAATGTTTGGCATAGCGAAAGAGTGCCATGTCGATCAGACCGAAGTGAGTTAGCGTGTTGGCGGCCCAAGCGAAGCCGATGACTTCGAGCAACCCGACCCCTGGTTGACCATCGCTGTTCAGTCCTGTCCAAATCGAACGGTCGCCGATGGTGATGAAGTCGTTGAAACTCGCGAGCTGCGTTCGCCCGAGGACCGATTCCGCCAAAGCGGGCATCAAAGCCAACGCCCCAGCGGTAAACATAACGACCAACCACGGTCCACATATGGAAGAGAATTCTGCAACCGCGTTGAACCCGTACATAGCGACTAGCACAACAATTATCCCGACCCCTAAGACGATTAGGACGAACGTGCTGTCAGTCGGGTACCATTGCAACTGAGCCGGTATACGAAACAGGAGTCGAACCGCCGTGCTGGAAACTGTTATCATCGCCGCCGAAATTACAGTGAAAATTAGGACGTTTGCCCAGTTATAGAGATTGGTCATTGAATCGCCGGCAATTTTGTGCAGGTACGTATAGAGACTGAGACGTGTTTGCACGGCGATCGGTGCGGTGATTAGGGTCCAACTGGCAATCGCAAGAAGATTGCCGATCAACAAACCGATCAAAATATCGGACGTCGTGGCGCCCAGTGCGACAAAAGTCGCTCCAATCACAAACTCCGTCGCCGCCACATGCTCGCCAGCGTAGAGTCCAAGGAAATGCGGCCAACTATGGAGTTGGTGTTTACCGATTGGGATTTGTTCTGGTTCGAGGTCGGCAACGCTAGGAGTCTGGGGTGTGGATGCGGTAGACATACAGTATCTGACCTGTCTTGATTCGTTCGCAAAGTTTTGATGAAAAGACGGAGCGATGGAGTCATCGTTTTGGGAGTTTGATGCCAAAGCTTCGATTGGTGCTTCGGACTGTCATGCAAGATGGGAAATAATTTTGGCCTCAACAAGAGAGTCATCGGCCTAGGATTTTATCTACGTTGTCTTGAAACTCGACGCAGGACTACTAAGCAGTTCACGCGAATGATCGGCTTCACCATTGGTCTGGCATCGAAGATGATACGGCAAACACGTCGAAAATGCTCGGCTAATGGAGGGTTCCTTTCTCTTCTCCGGTGACGAATGACGACACGGTTTGCTCGTTCCGCAAGCAAAAAACGGTTCTCACAGAGTTCGTCCGTGGATGGGTTCGATAACAACGATGTTGTCCAACGTGTGTCTTCCAGCTCTCTGTGGGCACGATGGTTCTGGGGCCGAGGTCGAATTTTCTCACTTCTGCCAATTTCTCACTTCTGCCAAGTGGTCCCGGATATCGGGTTCGTGACGGCGTTGAAGGGGCGGTTTCATCCTGATGATTGGCAAACTCGGTCGATGGAACGTATCTTAGCATATACCGGTTCAGTACGGTCACCTTGCCGTCCTCGGCCGCGTTCTTCAAACGACAAGTGAGATGATTGATGTTGAATAACCAAATTCGAAGTGATTGTGGAAAATCCTGGAGTTCTCGGGTCTGGAGACCTCGTTTGTTGGCGAAAGGCTGTTTTGTCGGTTTTGCGTTCATCAGCTTGACGCTGTCCGGTTCGGCCGCGGAACCATTCGAGACCTTTCTCAAGAAACACTGCATCCGTTGTCACGGACCGCAGAATGAGGAGGGCGACATTCGTTTTGATCAGCTTTCGCGAAATTTTAAAGCGGGATTGGACACGCATCATTGGGCGGAAGCGCTTGACAAGGTCAACAGTGGCGAGATGCCCCCCGATGGCGAACCGCAGCCCACCGAGGATGAATTGGTCGAGTTCGTTTCGAGTCTCGATTCACGGCTTCAAGAAGGCCGGGCGGCGCGAATGGCGGCACGACCACCGGTGGCTCATTATCGGCTCAGTCGGAAGGAATATCAGAACACGGTCTACGACCTGCTCGGCGTACGCTACGATCCGGCAAAACCTGGCGAGTTGAACGAGGACACGTTGTGGCATGGTTTCGAACGTATCGGGTCGCAGCTTTCGCTCTCGCCGTCCCACGTGGATCGATATTACCGGGCGGCGAACATCGTGCTCGACCGGGCTTTTCCGACGGTTTCCGCTGAGCCTCGCAAAATCCGAAAGACGGCCGCGGATTTGCGTTACGGCGGCGGAAAAAAAGAGCAGGAGACGTTGGATCGATTTGGCATCAAGCGTCCGTTGCGTTTTCTTCACTTCCCGGGACGAGTTCAGACCGCACTTGCGTCCAACTGGCTCGGAAAAACTGGTCCGGAGCACAGCGGACTCTATCGCTTGCGGCTTCAGGCCAGTGGAATTCGACCGCCCGGCGGCCAACCGGCCCACATGAGTATCGGAGTGCGAACCAGCGAGGAAACGGTCGATGGCCTTATCGAATTCGATGTAACTGCTCCTGAGGATGAGCCACGGATTTACGAGTTCGAGGTGTTCCTCGAAATGCCAACCACGCTGCATTTCTGTGTAGTGGCGACCGATATTGTGGATCGACGGGGTGGCGCGGCCTTTCGGAATGCACTCGCCAGCCGAACGTATGTCTTCACGCACAGCAGCGAGACAGCGTTATTGAACCCCAATGCTCCGCAGATGTTCGATGGCGACGGAAACGGGATTTTTTCGACCGTGCTTCTCGACTGGATCGAATGGGAAGGACCATTGGTCACTGAAGCCGAGAAATCCCGACGAAGCGATGTGTTACCACCGGAAGACGCCACGCCCGAGGTCGTCGCGGAGCATTTGCAGCGGTTTGCCGAACGAGCTTGGCGGCGACCTGTCGAGATGCGGGAACTCGAGAACTATCTGCAATCCTACCATGCGGAACTTGAGGCTGGTGAAAAGCCGATCGACGCTTATCGAATCGCGTTGCAAGGCGTGCTGACTT
Encoded here:
- a CDS encoding mannitol dehydrogenase family protein — its product is MSHPIKLNQANLSALPKAVERPTYDRSQVRTGIVHVGVGGFHRSHEAVYTDQLLQTGEANNWGICGVGIRQDDRRMSNILSEQDGLYTLIVKHPDQQIDTRVVGSIIDFAFGADDPELVLAKMSHADTHVVSLTVTEGGYNIDTDTGDFDFDNPDAQHDLEHPSQPRLVFGYLTESLRRRRDRGLPAFTVLSCDNIQHNGNLTQRMLLSFARRQDNELAKWIETHVTFPNSMVDRITPVTTDRDIHYLESEYGFRDQWPVTCEPFCQWVVEDKFSCGRPAWEQVGVQFVPNVVPYETMKLRLLNAGHSVLGILGAIHGHETINDCIEDERFAHYLRLFMDIEATPTLEPVPGIDLDQYKNSLIERFGNPNIRDHVSRICLQSSSKLPVFLLPTIEANLNEGRSIDLATLVIAAWCLYSDRQVNQAGEPLDIVDDMKVELHAAASRSREDKLSFIKLNSVFGDLWQNERFSSVYSNLINRIYLGNDIVAEMHRLSTQHR
- a CDS encoding purine-cytosine permease family protein, yielding MSTASTPQTPSVADLEPEQIPIGKHQLHSWPHFLGLYAGEHVAATEFVIGATFVALGATTSDILIGLLIGNLLAIASWTLITAPIAVQTRLSLYTYLHKIAGDSMTNLYNWANVLIFTVISAAMITVSSTAVRLLFRIPAQLQWYPTDSTFVLIVLGVGIIVVLVAMYGFNAVAEFSSICGPWLVVMFTAGALALMPALAESVLGRTQLASFNDFITIGDRSIWTGLNSDGQPGVGLLEVIGFAWAANTLTHFGLIDMALFRYAKHSLYGLCTSAGMLFGHYIAWIAAGIMGAGTAAILKSSIVELDPGDVAFQALGWSGYVIVIVAGWTTANANLYRAGLAAQAIFYNHSRMKVTLAVGCTTVIVACFPFVFSQMLPLLTYAGLLVVPVGGIVFAEHVLFPRLGMTRYWATYRKLDHSIPAIVSWIAGLLFGFGLGSLNVMSFFYLFLPTWLFTIVLYTVMARFYGAASAYPEEEAAEQELNANIAAYHAREAEEHQHPTGSKGLFYRTLRTIAWISLTVILLLALRVMFASPNMQVYKTNADAFHTWGFVCTIIYFGSAYWALRHEKSLNVQQGEPS
- a CDS encoding DUF1592 domain-containing protein — its product is MAKGCFVGFAFISLTLSGSAAEPFETFLKKHCIRCHGPQNEEGDIRFDQLSRNFKAGLDTHHWAEALDKVNSGEMPPDGEPQPTEDELVEFVSSLDSRLQEGRAARMAARPPVAHYRLSRKEYQNTVYDLLGVRYDPAKPGELNEDTLWHGFERIGSQLSLSPSHVDRYYRAANIVLDRAFPTVSAEPRKIRKTAADLRYGGGKKEQETLDRFGIKRPLRFLHFPGRVQTALASNWLGKTGPEHSGLYRLRLQASGIRPPGGQPAHMSIGVRTSEETVDGLIEFDVTAPEDEPRIYEFEVFLEMPTTLHFCVVATDIVDRRGGAAFRNALASRTYVFTHSSETALLNPNAPQMFDGDGNGIFSTVLLDWIEWEGPLVTEAEKSRRSDVLPPEDATPEVVAEHLQRFAERAWRRPVEMRELENYLQSYHAELEAGEKPIDAYRIALQGVLTSRHFIYLVEGDPQPREEVTDAELASRLSYFLWSSMPDDKLLQAAKDDALTGGRLEQEVDRMLTDSRINRFIDDFSRQWLQLHRVGMFPPDKKLYPQYDDWLEASMRAEPVEYFREMFTNNLPIEDFLDSDWTTANARLCDFYGLPEPKANGFQRVSLGPNDHRGGLLTMGAVLGLTSDGTRHRPVHRGVWVSEAIFNKTPPPPPANVDPIEPIPPKGNKITVRQRIEAHARNTSCAACHRNIDPYGLAFDQYDAIGQWRTHERVLTGVGDDPQVDASGKMPDGRPFTDVVEFKQLLLDDREEFTHALIEHLCTYALRRVLTVDDKDDIQMIVSEAQREGYRLKDIVRAVALSDLIKKR